AAATAGCCACTTGGAGAACACCAGAAACCAGAGTcccaaatttaatattataaattcaaatccGTACTTCAAATGAGATTATTTTTTAGGAGTTATTATTCAATGAGAATATTTTTAGGATTTCTTTTTGAGAATGTTTTTAGAGTTATTATCCCTTGTTAAGTCATGatgttttatattattcttaGGTCATCTTcattaagatattttaattaattatttttattagttgacaAATTTGTATgactatttgataattttttagtagtttgtaatatttttgaaatattacttgaagtaaaattttgttagaatggtagtttttagtttttaatttttttatatttcttttcatttttattctcaatatattaatttaattttcttattattcttttaaataaatgattttattatttttattttacacttttcaacTAGTTCAACCATTAGTTAtcgaatatttataatttaataaactaattctTTAACTAGTTATAAGctacctttttaatttttaactaactttctaatttatagttaatttttttaactttttactagtttttcaactaattttattgaacataatcttatatttttggacatttaatttattcatttttatttttatttatttaaaatatattttttaatttaatttaatttgacaaCTACTTCAAGCGTGGTGAGTCCAAAATCCACAGGTCCTTGGATCGGAAtcaggctctgataccatatcaagaatgaaaaaaatgaaacgaTTAGTTTTCgaattcattcatcaaagtattAGAAAGGTgatttatttatacaaatataaagaATAACCAACTTCTAGTCATTCCTAATAACTAACTTCAATAACTTCTAGTAACATAACTAAAGTAATTATTCACCTAACTTCTAATAACTCCTAATAACTAACTTCAACCGTCGCTTAATGGTGATacgtgttaaaaaatatttattcattacgaattttaattatagtttactttatatattatattataaattttaattatgtaaaacgAAAGTGCATTATACGTGCTAAAGTATTAGTTATATATCAAACAAAGTGCATGAATTTCACTATTCGTATGGATTTCGAATGCCTTAAAGTTTATTTGGAACGTCagacaaaatattaattttttaaaatagatttatgttaagttaatgatttatttataaataaaaaatagaagtaaaCCGATGACCCATGGAATGAGTTAGACCAACTTTTTGATAATAAATAGgttcttcaaaaaaattaaggactaTGGGCCAACTCTAACCCTAAGGATTTGGGGACATTTTGACTTTGTGAGCTTTTACTTTCGGCTTTGTGATTTTGGTCCTGACCCACATGGGCGAGGACTGAGGCGGTGCACTAGCCTAAATTGAAAGTTCTGATTTAGGAAATTGAATTGTCTAAcagtcaattaaaatttaaagaatttcCATTGCTAGAGAATTCTAGTTACTTGCTGGAATCCTAGTTGAAGTATTTAGGTCTGCAGTTTGCTCCTTTCCTCATCCTCTAGCTGTTTTACTTCGGGTGTGGGTAACTTAGATCCTGGCTAAAACATACATTTATCTTGACAGAATTTTCAAGGATCATTACATGGACTATGACTGAGGGGGTGGACTAGGCTAAATTTAAAGCTCTAATTAAGGGAATTAAATTGTGTaacagttaattttaatttaaggaaTTTGTATTGCTAAAGAATTTTAGTTGTTGGAAATCATAGTTGAAGCATATATAGACATGCAGGTTCCTCCTTTCATTATTCTCTGGTTGTTTTACTATGGTTAAAGCATATATTTATCTTGATAGAATTTTCAAGGATGATTACCGTTATTGCATCTTCGcagaaaattcattaaaaagtgTTGTTTTGTGCTATGAGCTTGTGTActgggagaagaaaataagaagaagaaaatgaaatgagttttttttataagttaaaatgaattaaattttgtagCTTTGGACTTTTTGTCAATATTGTCAGCAAAACAATAATTCAAATTCTGCAATAATGTAAGACAAGGCATGTGTATAAtgcactttttaaaaaaaaggcatgtgtataatgattaaattttgtGTATAAATAAGGCATCCATCCCCTTATTTGAGGCAGAGACAGAAGACAATTCATGTATACTCTTATAAACACTTCTTTTGACTTAACAAATAAAGTTTGAACTTTTCCAATTTGTTGAAGAGCTCTTTTCGTAAATGTTCTATTAcatatcatcatcattatctaTTATCTTTTGTCTATACTGTAAAAAATTAGGACCAACTGTAGAAGCCTTTGTCCAAGGTCCTTTGCAGAAGGACGGAACGGCCACAAACAAATATGACAACTCAACACAAGTCGTACCATATGATGGAATGAAAACTTCCCAATGTTGATCAGACCATATAATTCTTATTAAGGTGCAGAATGATGCAAGTTACGCGTgactataattttaaaatttgaatttctttttgtCCCTTGTTTTCCATTCGAGGTGGTCCAATAACCCTTGGTGCTAAAAAAGGACAATTATTGTGTGAAATACAGCCATAGTACTGTACTATGAGGAAccgttaaaatatattttcaacatttaaatttgattttttattggttttaatTCTTACaatgttatttgttttaaaataattcttatcATCATTTATCAATGACATAACATACATTTAAACTGAGATCATgtccaaaaattttaaaaatataagaactaaacaacaaaacaatTTGGAAGAAtgaaatcaattataattatatttatataaagactaaaatatatttaaactagaGGTACAAAGATCAGTAAACTGAAAACcaataatatgaataaaatgaaattgtaaaTTTTGCATGTAAGGCCATGAAGATCCCATTATCAGAATTACATTCCTCAACTGCGACGGCCAAGTACAGTATAAACCTCAGAATTCCAACCTATCATACAATGATATTATATCTAAcaatgaaaaaaagtaaaacttgattatttgttataaaatttactaCTTTCCTTAGTAAAATGGACTGAAATAAAGTAACATAAAATTGAACATTTCCGAGGGTCCTCCTGTTGAAAACTGTTCTCTGTAgagctaatttttttaactgtgAAGAGTCTTCAATCCAACTTGACTGAAGAGAACAAGTAATACACGAACCAGAATGAGGAAAGGAACCCAACTGTGCCTGTAGCCAACATGATTGCTAGAACCATGAAGAGGGAATATCCCAAGTAAAGAGTTGCAGAAACAGGCCCACTCAGATTCTTGAGATCAAATACAAGATAGTTTACGGAGTACAAAAAGATGTATATAGCAACAGAACCAGAGGCAAAAAATGATTTCCACCACCATCTCCAGTCCTCCACACATAGGTGCATGTAGGTTAGAACTAGAGATACCTCAGCACAGACCACCACAAGAAGAATCATAACAACCAAGAGAAATCCAAATACATAGTAAACACGACCCATCCAAATACTAGACATGATAAAGAAGAGCTCAATGAACAAGGTACCGAATGGAAGGGTGCCGGCACCAAGAACCAAAAGCCATGATGGGTACCTTTGCTGGGGAATTTCTCGAGGGATTTGATTCGTCCTGACTGGATACTCAATGTGAGGTGCCCTTGCTCCAAAGAGCCCACCAATAAGGGTAAGGGGCACAGAGATGCAGAACCAAAGCAAAATTAGTATAACAAAGAGTGAAAATGGAATGGCTCCCGTGCTGTGGCTTCCCCACAATAGGAAGTTCAAGGTTGTGAGGATCAAAAAGGCGATACCAGGGAAGAAACAAGCAGCCTTCCAAGCAACGGAAATCCATCCCTTCTGATCACCGCAGCCAATTGTCCTCCACAGCCGAACTGCAACATAACCAGCAGCAACACCAAGTATCATGTAGAAAAACAGCATACCTGTGATAAGTGTTCCACGTGAGGCCGGTGACATGAATCCAAGTGCAGCAAACAAAATTGTCACAACAGCCATCCCCAGAATTTGAACTCCATCACCAACCATTATACACAACAAAGCAGGATTTGATGGGGCACGGAAAACATCCCCCACAACAAGCTTCCAACCAGATAACTCCTCATTCATCTGTGCTTGGGCCTCCTTATCAAGCTCCTCATACCGGGTCAGATCCCTTCTAACAGTCCTCAGGAAGATAACAAGAACAATACCAGCAAGAAAAGTGATCACCATAAGCGAATTGAGGATAGAGAACCAATGAACTTTGGCTCCCTCCATCTTCAAGTAGGCGTCCCATCTAGATGGCCACTTGATATCACTCTCCTCAAAGGTGACCTCATAAGTAAATGTAAGTGGCTGCCCTTCCTTGATAGGCATTGCCACCGAGGATGGATCGCATCTGATAGGTGATGGGTATTTGTTATACATTTTCAACCCTTTAACAGAATCAGCATTATGCATAATACTACAGGGTATCACCTCAAACCCAACAACCATGTAACCAGGCTTGTCAGATCCATCCTTACCAATTGTCGGGATCATCTCGGCCGCATCACCGGTCCCCATAACACGAGCCACATTGGTCTCCTCATACTTGTGGACAAGGACATTAAACCTCAAATGGTTAAACAGATAATACACATCCTGAATCTTGATACCAACCGGGTACCCGGTCCACCTCAAAAAGTACTCCTCCTTCTTGGTAAACCTAATGGCAGGCAAATTATCAAGTATGAGATTAACCTGATACATCTCATCAATCCTCTTCTTCAAGATCTTGAACTGATCATCAGAGAGCTTTTCCACTTGACACAAGAATATCTCAGACTCATTGGTGTACATCTTAAACTTGTAAGGCGAGTTCTCGATCCGGTCCCCCATGAGGAGTTCACCGAGATTCTCAGCACTGTCCTTGACACCACCCTCAGGCTTGCAAAAGGGTAAACTATAATAACTGAAGGGCATTTCTGTCTCAATTGAAGTCAGAGAATTCACCTTCACCGATAACTCATCCCCAATGCCATACTTGTGAGGGTAACTACCGGGGAGGTAAAACCCATTTCCCGATTGAAACATTAAGCACAGAAAAACGAATACCCACAATCTAAATCGATGAAAAGACTCCATTTTTTGACAGTTTTGCATCAGATCTGAAAGACCCAGATAGGGGAAATGACAAggaaacaaagttaaaaaattgaaaagtacACGGAACAAGCTCTAACTAGGTTCTTAGTTAAGGGAGGATGCAGATGCAAAACAACACGACCCAACTTAAAAGACGAAATGTAGATAGAAGAAAAGATTGAAAAGCACGTGAATTTCACTCACCCGAGGGAAGAGGGAAGAAGATCGATGTGGTAATTGAGTTTGAGGGCATAAAACGATTTCTTTGAGCAATTGAGAATCTAGAATTTATGGTAGGAAAAAAACGCGAAACGGTGGAACGAGGGGGTTGAAACCGGGGACTGCAAATTTATATGCTTCCTTCCCTCTCACTGCTTCTCTTTCACTGTTCTCATTTCATAAGGACATAATCATGCTCTTAAATTACCATATtgtccttttatttatttatttgttaccATACTGGTCTACTACCATTATAACTACTTACAGTGAGAGGGTAAATGCTAAGAATACtgcttaaagaataaaaaataaaacatctttTGGTAATAGAacgtttttattaaaaaataacattaacgTATATCCATTATTAATTCTAATGCATTtccaatataaattttaattaaaaaatattttaaattcctaATAAGTACCTTTATTGACAAGACCCAAAACTATAAACTCATAAATGGGGTGTGTTTAATACAAAAAAGTAGAATCTAtatgattttgtgatttttaaataatttcatcttATAATAAACATTGTATgaaaaagaatttattaaaaaagtacTATGTTATTAACATTtctcatttataatttaaatttctctctTACCTTATGAATCTACAGAATACAGACAGAAAGATAATAATCCAACATCAATTCTTGcatgattaaaataatttaacgaCGCTCAAATCACttattaaaaaggattttaaaaatgttttatgaatacgctttttttattataacttttaatgtaattttatgatatttttaataaaaaattatttcttaattctttaaataatttttttaattatttattactaaGGCTTACagtttaataaaatcattagtacttttaaattaatgttttaaatttcttatttgttATACGTTAATGCTTTATTTATAATAGAATTATTCGAAATACACCTGAATTCCGATTCGCAATTctgtcataaaaaaatttcagctAACACCGACATTCTGCGGCCGTAAAAATGTAGTAGTGacaaaatttaattacactGGCCTTATATTTTGTGACGAACTTgcttttacaaaattttgtgcctagggctttttttttttttttgaaaggtgcCTAAAGCTTCTTCTTCTAAATTGAGATTAGAATTTCCTccgttacaaaaaaaaaaaaacatcgcttaataggaaaataataaaaaaatcggCTAATAACATATTAAAGGTGAGCttgtttaagtttattttttttaaaaaaatcactgattttaataaaataagtaattttatgtttttctgatgtgtttatataaattgtttttacttaaaataatcagatttttacttatttcaaaaaataaattttgtttgcttattcaaaaatactcattttaaaattactagtatttttttaaagtttaaacaaaccaTCCAAAGATgggagatgaaaaaaaaaaaagagcagtCAGCCTACAGGTTGATAATTTGGCCTAGTTAACTTATGTTTCCCATTCATTTGTAATTTGTCATTTGTGTGAAACTAACAACCAATCAGTGTCATAATTAGCCCTAGCAGTGATACTgtgattcatttttctttcacctaaaagaaagaaaaaaaaaagagtcgtTTTCACCAAATTCATTGTTTAtatcaagaaaagaaaatcagattttgtcaaaaaaaatcaagaaaatcacacaataaaagaagttaaacatattttctaaaataaaacaaacacggAAAGCGTTGGTTGTATTATTAGATGATGAAACTTTCTTAATGATTATTTGTCTTCTTCCATAAGCGCTAGTAACCAGGAAAAGAATTTATTAATTCCAACCTTTATGTCGACATTGTACCAAAGAAATAAGCACTGATGAAATTTGATGCATGTAACCTTGTTTAGGTTGCTATTATCTAGCACAAATATAACTTACAGTTAACATCGAAAAATTGTGATTAAAACCACAGAACAGGGTTAAGGTTCGAGACTTAGTGATTCTGAACGTTACTTTATTTTATACACGTCTTTGAAGTGACACTAACGTAACGGGTTGTTGGTATTATGAAGCTTCAACATGCAGGTAACTTAACTATAGATCTAAGTGGGGAAAATACCAGAACATTGGGAAACGTTACACCTTGACATCTAATTTTGACCAACGCCATAATAGTGCTTCCATACCGACAAAGGAGAATGAGATTAGACCTAACCCTTTtcattaacaaagtgttgaaattatattataaatatgtagTGTTAAAAACACTAATGTTTCGGTAGtcacaaatttttatattaattaggtGTCTGAGTATATGAAtcgtttataaatattttttttcttctcaatttaCCGATATATCCTTTTTAAGAACAAAATCGTGATAATTGACCAAAAACTGAAATAGACAATAACCTCATATACAAAGAACACTAACGATGCCCATAAATTTGAATTCGGAACAAAtggtatttaaataattaaataccaTATGTGGAATATTCTAGTTTGTTGAGATAGATATATCATCCAGCATGCACCATATACAATGCCATCTTGCTCAATTACCATTGAAAATGATAATCAAACAACCGAGTGCTACCATTTCGCTGATGAAGTTATCCTTTCTTCTCTCTAATTGAATCCAAAACAAGACAGGTTAATTTGAAAGACATAAGGGCCctatgataatgatgatgagagagtatttaatgtttttgtataaGAGAATGCCTTCAATGACGTAATTCTTGGTGTATGATAGTTTTCACGTTTTCCTCAATTTGGATCCACGTGCTTGGTAGATCTCATACAATGTGATTGATGTCTTTGGAGCTCTGCCTAAGTTACTACGATGACTCTCTGATGGCTGTTTGCCCAcgtttgcatttttatttcaattattactGAAAGTGAGCAATGGGAAATACAATCAATTGAATAAAGATATAGTGCCTTTGTCAAATAGAGGAAAATGGAATTTAAGAAAATGACATTTCATTCTTGCTCCTTAGGCAAGTCTAATCACCGACAAATTGTGAAAACCAACTCACTAAGGAAAATTAAATGAGCATGGCACCGCTACATTCCAACATAAAACTCGTTACAAAATGGACAAATGAAACGGACACGGATTCAGTAACTTTGAGAAACGAAAACGGTGACTTCCCTCATTTTTTGTTAAGTGGTCCGTAacttaaataatgattaatgaaaaaaataaggaaaagtaTGATTCCATGTGGTCATCCAAGAGCTGGCCACATTCAACATAATTACATGTCCTCTTTAGGACTGAGTTTTCTTAGTTCTtcctaaaaaaagtaaaaacaaataacTAGGAGCTAGAAATATAGCATTTTAACCGAGTGATTTCAGAGATGGTCATCCCATGGTAAAGCTAAACTACGAGAGAATCATAAGATTTACTAAGCCAACATACAATTACTTATAAATTAACTTTTGGCACCTAGTCCTCGCGACTTTGGAAGCCTAACAGCACTCAACGGAGTGGTAATGCCTTGTGATTCTCTACCTAATCCCGTGCCTTCCACAAAGCCCATCTTTGCCATCATCTTTGATCCAAAGCCTTTAGTGTGTTTTTCAAAAGCACCAACATTAGAAGATTTGTTTGGAGCTGGCTTAGCCGGGCTGTTGGAGAATTCTACACCCACACCAAGTGATTTAGCACCAACTCTTGAAGATTTGTTCCTAGCTGGCTCAGCTGAATTGTTGGAAAATTCTACACCTAAACCAAGTGATTTGGGCCTTTGAATAACCTCAATAGGTTGTGCCATACCTTGACCATTTTTCCCCAATCCTGCTCCCTCCGTGTATCCCATTTTAGCCATCATTTTTGAACCAAAACCAGTAGTGTGTTCTTCAAATGAACCTATATTAGCAGAGCTGGTGACACCATTCCTATTAGTCTCTTCAGCATCAACTGTAACCTGTACAGTTTCTGAATGGATTAAGCCACTTGATACAAATGACACAGGCTGATTAGCATATGAACCCTTTTGTCCACTCCCTTTCTTGTCCTTCACTTTATGGCTTCCTGAGTACTTGTTCTGGGCAGATTGAGGTTCTTGGAATCTAAAATCATTCCTTTTAGCATTTTTCTTTCCCAGTCTTCTGTCTCCACTCACAGATTTCTTATTCACATAGTCAGCCACGGAAAAATCGGCATCCTCATCATCAACTCCCAACAACTGAAGTTCGTATAACAGTCAGTCTCAACTATAGAAAGTTAAAGAATAGATAATTCCAAATAtgtaataagtaaaaaaaagctTAGGTTTTAAAAGAAACATCAAATCATTGAAAGATCAAAAAGCTTCCAGTAAATATTTCAAAGTTTCAATGAATTGGGCAGTAACAATGAGAAAAAGGAGAGGATGGGCCACTCTGTATCTCAAGGACATGGATGAAAATAGGAGGAAAAGTGTAAATGTTATTCAatgcataaataattttcaagatGTCAAACAGAAACACTACAGAACCTTTTCCAGGCGCTGTCTACCACTTGAAGATGGCATGGATGTAGACTGCGTTCGCATCACTGTCACAAATCTGAAACCAAAGTTCCAggctaaatttattaaatttacattCCCAAACATTTTTAATTCTATAAATATGAGAAGATCATCATCACCTTTTTTTGCCAGATCCTTGGCTGCTACTCTGCAATTGATAAATTGCTGCTAATTGTTGTATCTATATTCATTGAGAACCCATATCAATATGAGAGCAATATGGTATTTAAACATTTATGAACCCAGCTGTTATACCAAAgcaaaaacaaataacataCAACTGTTCTCTTAGACCAAATCAATGGTTGTGACTTGTGGGGAATGTGCAGAATTCTTGAAAGACAGTAAATGTAACAAGAGCATGACAAATTAAATATGGCTTTACCATGCCAAACTGTTTGAATGTTCCAAACTTGTTATGTCACTGATGTGACTTCCCCAAATCACTCAAGATTAAACCATGATTCAAACGCTGAATCCTTTCATGAATATTTTCTTACAAAccccattttttttatgaaaaatctaTTTGACAAGAACAAGGCACTGATGAGTAATTATTGGTGTGCTTATGCATTTTAAACAGCAATAGTTCTAGGCCATACAATTTAGGACATTCGTGAGAGAAAAGGTGTACAGACAGGAAACACACCTGTGAACAATCCCGAGAATGCATAGGCTGAAAAGAGAACATATCCACTTGCtccaaaacaattttttctaatttctagaattcaaaaaataaaaattgagataaaGTTAGATAGAGATGTGAGTGTcaagaacaatttgaattttgaatattcATACACTTCCTCATCTAAGTACAACATGGTCAACTTTGAAAAGATACAGTTACACTCAACAAAGAATGGTATGATTTAGTATATATAGAAATAGATCACAAGACTTGGATAATGTGTAAGGAAACGAAATTTGAGATGCACAGGCAAGGTAGAAGATGACTATGGGACACTCATTCTATATATCATTGcagatgaaaaataattaattttgtatcccATACCGAATTAATTTTCTCAAGATCAACCCCACGATGCAGCATTCTTTCCCTGCGCTTTACAGCAATCCTTTCTTTACgaagtttctttttttcacCTGTATAGAATCTGTGTAAGCAAAAATGAAGTGACAGAAACTCTTTACTATTACTATCTCATCAAACTTAAAGAATAAATGAatgaacacacacacacaaccattTCCAGTTTCAAACTCCATGGATGTGAAATCCCCATAAGACTGTACCCCGATTCCATCAACCTGGATATTTTTACCAAAAAGTattcatggaactcaaagtgcATCAAATTGAAGATACACAAATGAGGAATTCCAGCAACACACTCTCCGACACTCTTCTATTGGTTGAAACTCATGTGAATCCCATTAGTTTAGGAATGGGACTCACCAAATAGAGAATGGGACCTACATATTTAGTGGAACCCACATGAATTTCACCCAATATGATAGAGCATGTTGAAAAGAAACTGTTAGAGAATATGTTACTAACATTCCTCTGCACAAATTAAGCATGCAATTGTTTTCAAACAAGTTTTTGTCTGGACCCACTTTGACTGGTAAATTCAATTCTTTTGAGAATTTGAAAAGTAGAAGTAAATTCAGTGAGGACAGAGagatttacttaaactaaaagCTTAGAACTTAGACAACAAAATTGAATCTTTAACATGTGTGAATGTGTGATAGCAGTACCATGAATTCTTTTGGAAGCTTTACTCTTCTGAGCATGTGAAGGCCAAGATTGAGGGAATCGAGGAACATGCTTCTTTCTAGCAGAGATGGATCTTGGATCCTTTTCCAACATTAGGTCTTCCAAAGCTAAAGGTCCAGAACCTACAGAGCGTTTCTTCCATGGTTGAGCTTTCTTCATGCCATATTCCCTGGAGGCTTCTTGAAGGACAAAGCCACTCAACTTCTCCAATGCCTCGTCATAGCAACTGCTGGAAGAACTATCATCATTTGACTCATCCAAAACAGGTTTTAGCAACCATTTTGCTTCCATGATGTTGTCACTACCACCAACTCCTTCCAAATAATCTTCCACAACCTCTTCATTAATGTCTGAATCACTATCAGATGAGTATTCAGAGTCATTGGTTTCAGATGATCCAAGTAACTCTTCTGGCTCAGAAGACGCAGAGCTGTCCTCATCTGGTGAGTCTCCGTCATTATATTCATCACTTTCATTATCCGAGATGTCCTGAGTGTATAATTTAAGACCTCCAATTGTCAGAAACCCTGAATTTCTCTCAGCAGACACATTTGATGGCAAGTCTTCtgccatctgattggttaactCACAATCCATACCCTCACCAGAATCAGCATCCTTCTCAAATGGTGATGAATCTAAAACTGGAGTTGACTGGGGCATCTGTTCAGAAGTGCCAATGCCACTTGGGGTTTTGTCTTGTTCAGCAGGGAAACCCAATCCTCTATGAGAACTGTCACCCAAAATAAAATCTGCATCATAAGTGTACCTATATTTCACATTGTTGGGTTTTGAAGGAGGTGTTTGGTCTATATGAGCAATAATTTGACCCTTCTTGGAGTCTGCGAAAACAAAAGGTTGCAGCTGATTTAAATTACTATCTTCACCATTGTTCCCAATCCCAGCACATGCAACCTCCTGGTAATATGTCATTAAACATAAGTTACTCTGAAGCAACTACAAACATAGTTCATCTGATCTTATGAAATTAAATCCATACACAACCAGAGACACATGATGAAAATATTCTGAACGATAAGTTAAAAGATGAAGAATATAATTTTCAGCTATTCATGAAGATGTAGATATTGACTGTTGACAATATCTTCCTCCATGATACTTGTGTGGATGAGTAAATTGACTCACAAACTTATGCATACACTTTGTGAGAGTTCAAATATTTGGTTAAGTAACACAATCCATTTTGCTTGCttatgaaaacaagaaaaatcgcTTCACCCATCAGGTATCCTAACCTTAATTAAATTTACACAGGCATGTATAACGAATGCAAAGGCAGAACAAGTAAAAACATAATGAACAAAATAGATATGCAATGTTCCATTTTATAAGGAAAAATCATAAAGCTAACAGCTTTAATGGGCACGACAAACCTGAACATCAAATGAAGGATAATTGTATCGAATAGTAGCTCCCAAAGATTTCGCAAACCCACTTTTAGATACAGAGCCTTCACCTCTACGATGGCTCCCAGATTTGTTATTGGATCCAGAACTTCTCCCTgcaaaagaaaatccaaaacaaaacatagaagcacccaaattcaaaaatttatcatgttgtaagaaaaaaaaaggaattttgataaaataaaataacttttatgtTGTCATCTGCACCTGGAATTTGGGTAGGGGAAGGGAGATGCCAATCAGACAAGAAACCGCCTTCGACGAACAATGCAGTTTTAACATCCGAACCTCTTTTTCGAGATTTAGGAATGCCGCTGCCACtgctgttgttggattttcTGTTTCCACCTTTTGATCTTCTGTTCCCACCTCCCATGATTGTTTGCTTCGAGTCAGTGATCAACAACAATTGCGAATCGTACTGTTTTTTTAGATGCAGCAAAACAGAAGGAGAAGGAAGGAATTGCAGGACCCACCCACCCACATATGTGTACCTGGGTTTGACCCGATCCAATAGGATATTCCCTCTCCAAATCAAAATATGCTTATATACCACTCGTTTCGTGGTTTATGGTTGGGCCGAGCTTTCAGGCCCAATTCAATCGCACCAAttgcaaaataataaataaattaaaagaagaataaCAGAGATGCCAGTGTTGGACTTTGACTAAAAAGAACGTGTCGCCCAAGG
The nucleotide sequence above comes from Glycine soja cultivar W05 chromosome 11, ASM419377v2, whole genome shotgun sequence. Encoded proteins:
- the LOC114376097 gene encoding transmembrane 9 superfamily member 11 → MPSNSITTSIFFPLPSDLMQNCQKMESFHRFRLWVFVFLCLMFQSGNGFYLPGSYPHKYGIGDELSVKVNSLTSIETEMPFSYYSLPFCKPEGGVKDSAENLGELLMGDRIENSPYKFKMYTNESEIFLCQVEKLSDDQFKILKKRIDEMYQVNLILDNLPAIRFTKKEEYFLRWTGYPVGIKIQDVYYLFNHLRFNVLVHKYEETNVARVMGTGDAAEMIPTIGKDGSDKPGYMVVGFEVIPCSIMHNADSVKGLKMYNKYPSPIRCDPSSVAMPIKEGQPLTFTYEVTFEESDIKWPSRWDAYLKMEGAKVHWFSILNSLMVITFLAGIVLVIFLRTVRRDLTRYEELDKEAQAQMNEELSGWKLVVGDVFRAPSNPALLCIMVGDGVQILGMAVVTILFAALGFMSPASRGTLITGMLFFYMILGVAAGYVAVRLWRTIGCGDQKGWISVAWKAACFFPGIAFLILTTLNFLLWGSHSTGAIPFSLFVILILLWFCISVPLTLIGGLFGARAPHIEYPVRTNQIPREIPQQRYPSWLLVLGAGTLPFGTLFIELFFIMSSIWMGRVYYVFGFLLVVMILLVVVCAEVSLVLTYMHLCVEDWRWWWKSFFASGSVAIYIFLYSVNYLVFDLKNLSGPVSATLYLGYSLFMVLAIMLATGTVGFLSSFWFVYYLFSSVKLD
- the LOC114376170 gene encoding uncharacterized protein LOC114376170 — protein: MGGGNRRSKGGNRKSNNSSGSGIPKSRKRGSDVKTALFVEGGFLSDWHLPSPTQIPGRSSGSNNKSGSHRRGEGSVSKSGFAKSLGATIRYNYPSFDVQEVACAGIGNNGEDSNLNQLQPFVFADSKKGQIIAHIDQTPPSKPNNVKYRYTYDADFILGDSSHRGLGFPAEQDKTPSGIGTSEQMPQSTPVLDSSPFEKDADSGEGMDCELTNQMAEDLPSNVSAERNSGFLTIGGLKLYTQDISDNESDEYNDGDSPDEDSSASSEPEELLGSSETNDSEYSSDSDSDINEEVVEDYLEGVGGSDNIMEAKWLLKPVLDESNDDSSSSSCYDEALEKLSGFVLQEASREYGMKKAQPWKKRSVGSGPLALEDLMLEKDPRSISARKKHVPRFPQSWPSHAQKSKASKRIHGEKKKLRKERIAVKRRERMLHRGVDLEKINSKLEKIVLEQVDMFSFQPMHSRDCSQIQQLAAIYQLQSSSQGSGKKRFVTVMRTQSTSMPSSSGRQRLEKLLGVDDEDADFSVADYVNKKSVSGDRRLGKKNAKRNDFRFQEPQSAQNKYSGSHKVKDKKGSGQKGSYANQPVSFVSSGLIHSETVQVTVDAEETNRNGVTSSANIGSFEEHTTGFGSKMMAKMGYTEGAGLGKNGQGMAQPIEVIQRPKSLGLGVEFSNNSAEPARNKSSRVGAKSLGVGVEFSNSPAKPAPNKSSNVGAFEKHTKGFGSKMMAKMGFVEGTGLGRESQGITTPLSAVRLPKSRGLGAKS